One part of the Acipenser ruthenus chromosome 55, fAciRut3.2 maternal haplotype, whole genome shotgun sequence genome encodes these proteins:
- the LOC117417538 gene encoding zinc finger protein 883-like, with protein sequence MSRLLSRTPVSDARDRVKMESVPIKEELPELELVPIRLVFSRLPSLPMKQEMLCDSIKSEVSGIKAESNELEIPQTAGPGPIKEEVLEMQPLSRTMCDAMDSVKTESDPIKEELPELEVVPITLLSALASLPIKQELCEIMPCSGIKPEGCAGIKAEPSELEICQTEELVSLKAAPPALGPVRLRACSVVLKRICLRVQGAGAEASSPNSMRGCGKEDGGSSHSECSPAGSRTAAKASASSDCGNGVTKSGGFRILRRTRRGKKPYLCSDCGKSFSRSENLATHKRIHTGEKTFRCSDCGKRFSHSATLVIHQRIHTGEKPYQCSDCGKGFSHLGDLVKHRRVHTGEKPYRCSDCGKRFSHSATLVIHQRIHTGEKPYHCSECGKGFSHLGDLVKHRRVHTGEKPYQCSDCGMRFNQSGHLKTHQRTHTGEKPYRSDCGQSFSQSGNLASHQRIQTGEKPYHCSDCGKRFSHSAALVIHHRIHTGEKPYQCSDCGMRFNQSGHLKTHQRTHTGEKPYRCDCGKTFSSSTNLVSHQRIHTGDKPYHCSDCKKSFIQSGDLVKHQRVHTGEKPYHCSDCGKGFSSSGYLVVHKRLHTGEKPYCCSDCGMRFNQSGHLKTHQRTHTGVKPYHCSDCGKSYSDSRDFVKHQRIHT encoded by the exons ATGAGCAGG CTACTCAGCAGAACCCCCGTGTCTGATGCCAGGGATCGTGTGAAGATGGAGTCTGTCCccattaaagaggagctccctgagcttgaactggtccccattagactggTTTTCTCCAGATTGCCTTCCCTCCCCATGAAACAGGAGATGCTATGTGACAGCATCAAGTCAGAGGTGTCTGGTATTAAAGCTGAGAGCAATGAactggagatcccccagacagcaggaccaggtcccattaaagaagaggtgctggaaatg CAGCCACTAAGCAGAACCATGTGtgatgccatggacagtgtgaagactGAATCTGAcccgattaaagaggagctccctgaaCTTGAAGTGGTCCCCATTACACTGTTATCTgcactggcttccctccccattaaacaggagctctgtgagatcaTGCCATGCAGTGGCATCAAGCCAGAGGGGTGTGCTGGGATTAAAGCTGAACCCAGTGAATTGGAGATCTGCCAGACAGAAGAACTCGTTTCCTTGAAAGCAGCCCCCCCTGCGCTGGGTCCTGTACGCCTGCGGGCGTGTAGTGTGGTGCTGAAGAGAATCTGCCTGAGAGTGCAGGGCGCTGGAGCAGAAGCcagctctcccaacagcatgcgaggatgtggaaaggaagacgggggGAGCTCCCATTCAGAGTGCAGTCCAGCAG gttccagaaCAGCAGCTAAAGCAAGTGCAAGCAGTGACTGTGGGAATGGTGTCACCAAGTCAGGGGGTTTTAGAATACTCCGGCGAACGCGCAGAGGAAAGAAACcgtatctctgctctgactgtggaaagagtttcagtcggtcagaaaACCTTGCAACACacaagcgaattcacacaggagaaaaaacatttcgctgctctgactgtgggaagaggtttagTCATTCAGCAACCCTTgtaatacaccagcgaattcatacaggagagaaaccgtatcagtgctctgactgtgggaaggggTTCAGTCACTTAGGAGATCTTGTAAAACACCGGCGTgtacacacaggagagaaaccgtatcgctgctctgactgtgggaagaggtttagTCATTCAGCAACCCTTgtaatacaccagcgaattcatacaggagaaaaaccgtatcactgttctgaatgtggGAAAGGGTTCAGTCACTTGGGAGATCTTGTAAAACACCGGCGTgtacacacaggagagaaaccgtatcagtgttctgactgtgggatgaggtttaatcagtcaggacaccttaaaacacaccagcgaacacacacaggagagaaaccgtatcgctctGACTGTGGgcagagtttcagtcagtcaggaaacCTTGCATCTCACCAGCGAATTcaaacaggagagaaaccatatcactgttctgactgtgggaagaggtttagTCATTCAGCAGCCCTTGTAATACACCatcgaattcacactggagagaaaccatatcagtgttctgactgtgggatgaggtttaatcagtcaggacaccttaaaacacaccagcgaacacacacaggagagaaaccgtatcgctgtgACTGTGGGAAGACGTTCAGTTCATCAACAAACCTTgtatcacaccagcgaattcacacaggagacaaACCATATCACTGCTCGGACTGTAAgaagagtttcattcagtcaggagaTCTTGTAAAacaccagcgtgttcacacaggagagaaaccatatcactgttctgattGTGGGAAGGGTTTCAGTTCGTCAGGATACCTTGTTGTACACAAACgacttcacacaggagagaaaccatattgctgttCTGATTGTGGGATGAGGTTTAATCAATCAGGacaccttaaaacacaccagcgaactcacacaggagtgaaaccgtatcactgttctgattgCGGGAAGAGTTACAGTGATTCAAGAGACTTTgtaaaacaccagcgaattcacacatgA